One genomic region from Phycisphaeraceae bacterium encodes:
- a CDS encoding methyltransferase domain-containing protein, which translates to MGSETLDYIRSFTGLFAEQHSMGLPGPLGSLMSAMHRPVYESRLRHLVAAILPHLKQGDKVLDVGCGIGTLGHALMKAPGSPSGVKVEGLERVVRGGEPIPVHGYDGVTMPFADGTYDVVIVADVLHHEPEPDRLIAECVRVSRRLVIIKDHQIRGFCAQSRISFMDWAANAPYGVPCLFRYNTPEQWTQTLDKHGLVAHERWDGMRLYPPVVNFIFGRGLQFMTVSQVPQSGASAREHEVSVGVQA; encoded by the coding sequence ATGGGAAGCGAGACTCTAGACTACATTCGTTCATTCACCGGCTTGTTTGCGGAGCAGCACTCGATGGGATTGCCCGGTCCACTTGGTTCACTCATGTCGGCGATGCACCGCCCGGTGTATGAGTCCCGGCTCCGTCATCTCGTCGCTGCCATTCTTCCGCACCTCAAACAGGGGGATAAAGTGCTGGATGTCGGCTGTGGCATCGGAACTCTCGGGCATGCCCTCATGAAGGCACCCGGTTCGCCATCAGGCGTCAAGGTCGAAGGGCTCGAACGGGTCGTCCGAGGCGGGGAGCCTATCCCCGTGCATGGATACGACGGCGTCACCATGCCTTTCGCAGATGGAACCTACGACGTGGTCATTGTTGCAGATGTTCTCCACCACGAGCCGGAGCCTGATCGCCTGATCGCCGAGTGTGTTCGCGTGTCGCGGCGGCTCGTCATCATCAAAGACCACCAGATCAGGGGATTTTGTGCGCAGTCGCGCATCTCCTTCATGGACTGGGCTGCCAATGCGCCGTATGGCGTGCCGTGCCTGTTCCGCTACAACACGCCCGAGCAGTGGACGCAAACACTTGACAAGCACGGACTTGTGGCTCATGAACGATGGGATGGAATGCGCTTGTACCCACCTGTGGTGAATTTCATTTTTGGGCGTGGACTGCAATTTATGACCGTGTCTCAGGTGCCTCAATCAGGTGCATCGGCACGGGAACATGAAGTCTCGGTTGGGGTGCAGGCGTGA